A stretch of the Candidatus Nezhaarchaeales archaeon genome encodes the following:
- a CDS encoding 50S ribosomal protein L2 — MGKRLIVQRRGRGGSVFKAPVWRRVGDVRYPQITRIPTTKTIGKVLALIHDPGRGAPVALIKLEGGEEFLTIAPEGLTVGQEIEIGPEATPVVGNIIPLGKIPEGTHICNVEVKPGDGGKLIRTSGSYGIVMVQAPDKTIVQLPSGELKPLPKLSRATIGVVAGGGRTEKPLLKAGAKYHLAKAKSWKYPTVRGKAMGAYAHPHGGGSHPTGGRPVSRRAPPGAKVGHIAPKRTGRRKR, encoded by the coding sequence ATGGGTAAACGCTTAATCGTACAAAGAAGGGGTCGCGGTGGAAGCGTATTTAAAGCACCGGTTTGGAGACGTGTCGGAGACGTACGATACCCGCAAATAACGCGTATACCAACCACTAAAACAATAGGTAAGGTACTAGCACTAATCCACGATCCAGGTAGGGGGGCTCCTGTCGCCCTCATTAAGCTTGAAGGTGGTGAAGAATTCTTAACCATCGCTCCAGAAGGCTTAACCGTTGGTCAAGAAATAGAAATAGGACCTGAAGCAACACCGGTAGTAGGTAACATAATTCCATTGGGTAAAATACCTGAAGGCACTCATATATGTAACGTTGAGGTTAAACCTGGGGATGGAGGTAAACTTATTCGGACGTCAGGTAGCTATGGTATAGTAATGGTTCAAGCCCCTGATAAAACCATAGTGCAGTTACCTAGCGGCGAGTTAAAACCACTCCCTAAGCTATCAAGAGCCACCATAGGCGTAGTAGCTGGAGGTGGACGTACGGAAAAACCCTTACTTAAGGCTGGAGCTAAATACCACCTAGCAAAGGCTAAGTCGTGGAAATACCCTACTGTACGCGGTAAAGCTATGGGGGCTTACGCGCATCCACATGGAGGGGGCTCCCATCCTACCGGCGGTCGTCCTGTTTCTCGTAGAGCCCCGCCTGGAGCTAAAGTGGGCCACATAGCCCCCAAACGAACCGGAAGGCGAAAAAGGTAA
- a CDS encoding 50S ribosomal protein L23, with product MSSIIIRPVVSESTIEKAEKLNVLTFIVNPKANKHQVRKALKELYGVDVEKVNVLITLKGEKKAYVKLSPQHKASELITRLGLM from the coding sequence ATGAGCAGTATTATAATCAGACCGGTTGTATCTGAATCTACTATTGAGAAGGCGGAGAAGCTTAACGTGCTAACCTTCATCGTAAACCCTAAGGCTAATAAGCATCAGGTAAGGAAGGCGTTAAAAGAGCTTTACGGGGTTGATGTCGAAAAAGTTAACGTTCTAATAACCTTAAAGGGGGAGAAAAAGGCGTACGTTAAGTTATCACCGCAGCATAAAGCATCTGAGCTTATAACTAGGTTAGGGCTCATGTAG
- the rpl4p gene encoding 50S ribosomal protein L4: protein MGVSNLLKLAMEGPLPPDEVDVLNLEGKPVKRIKLPDVFKTPVRPDLIQRAFLAAFTAKIQPQGRNPMAGKRTTAQSWGVGYGVARVPRVKGSRRAAFAPMTVGGRRAHPPRVEKVIREKVNRKERILAVKSAISATAIREWVELRGHKLPSNLNLPIVVSSEIEELRRTYDAKKLLIGIGLWKDLLRSKKGIRIRAGKGKMRGRRYKKPKSVLVVLAEDKGASKAFRNLPGVDVTTINNLSIIHLAPGAMPGRLTLWSENAITRLADWGLPSSSLQGGNVK, encoded by the coding sequence ATGGGGGTTTCCAACCTACTTAAGTTAGCCATGGAGGGCCCGCTACCTCCTGATGAGGTGGACGTCTTAAACCTTGAAGGAAAACCGGTTAAACGAATAAAGCTACCCGATGTCTTTAAAACGCCGGTAAGACCAGACCTTATACAGCGTGCCTTCCTAGCGGCCTTTACCGCTAAGATCCAACCTCAAGGTAGGAACCCTATGGCCGGGAAAAGAACCACAGCTCAAAGCTGGGGGGTCGGCTACGGGGTGGCACGTGTACCTAGGGTTAAAGGATCAAGGCGTGCGGCCTTCGCCCCAATGACTGTAGGAGGTAGACGTGCACATCCACCGCGCGTTGAAAAAGTGATACGGGAGAAAGTTAATAGGAAGGAGAGGATTTTAGCGGTGAAATCCGCAATAAGCGCTACCGCTATCAGGGAGTGGGTTGAACTTCGAGGGCATAAACTTCCGTCCAACCTTAACCTTCCAATAGTGGTTTCTAGCGAAATAGAGGAACTACGAAGGACCTACGACGCGAAAAAGCTCTTAATAGGTATAGGGCTATGGAAGGACCTATTAAGGTCAAAGAAAGGTATAAGGATTCGGGCTGGCAAAGGAAAGATGCGGGGGAGGAGGTATAAGAAACCTAAAAGTGTCTTAGTAGTATTAGCCGAGGATAAAGGCGCAAGTAAGGCTTTTAGAAACTTACCTGGCGTCGATGTAACTACTATTAATAACTTATCCATCATTCATTTAGCTCCTGGAGCTATGCCCGGTAGATTAACATTATGGAGCGAGAACGCTATAACGCGTTTAGCCGATTGGGGCTTACCATCATCCTCGCTTCAGGGAGGTAACGTGAAATGA